The following are encoded in a window of Pseudomonas graminis genomic DNA:
- the rpsI gene encoding 30S ribosomal protein S9, translating to MSATQNYGTGRRKTATARVFLRPGTGNISINNRSLDSFFGRETARMVVRQPLELTQTVEKFDIYVTVIGGGVSGQAGAIRHGITRALMQYDETLRSALRKAGFVTRDAREVERKKVGLRKARKRPQYSKR from the coding sequence ATGTCGGCGACTCAAAATTACGGCACTGGCCGTCGCAAGACCGCAACCGCTCGCGTTTTCCTGCGTCCGGGCACCGGTAACATCTCCATCAACAACCGTTCCCTGGACTCGTTCTTCGGTCGCGAAACTGCCCGCATGGTAGTTCGTCAGCCGCTGGAACTGACTCAGACTGTCGAGAAATTCGACATCTACGTCACTGTCATTGGCGGTGGTGTGAGTGGTCAAGCTGGCGCAATCCGCCACGGTATCACCCGCGCTCTGATGCAGTACGACGAAACCCTGCGTAGCGCTCTGCGCAAAGCAGGCTTCGTAACTCGCGATGCTCGCGAAGTTGAACGTAAGAAAGTCGGTCTGCGTAAAGCGCGTAAGCGTCCGCAGTACTCGAAGCGTTAA
- the zapE gene encoding cell division protein ZapE yields MTPLERYQADLKRPDFFHDAAQENAVRHLQRLYDDLVAAHDRKPGLLGKLFGKKEVPIVKGLYFWGGVGRGKTYLVDTFFEALPFEDKTRTHFHRFMKRVHEEMKNLKGEKNPLTLIAKQFSEEARVICFDEFFVSDITDAMILGTLMEELFKNGVTLVATSNIVPDGLYKDGLQRARFLPAIALIKQNTEIVNVDSGVDYRLRHLEQAELFHFPLNEAAEESMRKSFRALTPECTKAIENDVLIIENRQIKAIRTCDDVAWFDFRELCDGPRSQNDYIELGKIFHAVLLSGVEQMSVTTDDIARRFINMVDEFYDRNVKLIISAEVELKDLYTGGRLNFEFQRTLSRLLEMQSHEFLSRAHKP; encoded by the coding sequence ATGACTCCTCTAGAACGATACCAAGCTGACCTTAAGCGTCCGGACTTTTTCCACGACGCCGCGCAAGAGAATGCGGTGCGCCATCTGCAGCGTCTGTACGACGATCTGGTCGCCGCCCATGACCGCAAGCCGGGATTGCTGGGCAAGCTGTTCGGCAAGAAAGAAGTCCCGATTGTGAAGGGGCTGTATTTCTGGGGTGGTGTCGGCCGGGGCAAGACCTACCTGGTTGACACCTTCTTCGAAGCGCTGCCGTTTGAAGACAAAACGCGCACCCACTTCCATCGCTTCATGAAGCGTGTGCACGAGGAGATGAAAAACCTCAAGGGCGAGAAGAACCCGCTGACCCTGATCGCCAAGCAGTTTTCCGAAGAAGCGCGGGTGATCTGTTTCGACGAATTTTTCGTATCGGACATTACCGACGCGATGATCCTCGGCACACTGATGGAAGAGCTGTTCAAGAACGGTGTGACCCTGGTCGCGACCTCGAACATCGTTCCCGACGGTCTCTACAAGGACGGTTTGCAGCGTGCGCGTTTCCTGCCGGCGATCGCGCTGATCAAGCAGAACACCGAGATCGTCAACGTCGACAGCGGCGTCGACTATCGCCTGCGCCATCTGGAGCAAGCCGAGCTGTTCCACTTCCCGCTGAACGAAGCGGCGGAGGAGAGCATGCGCAAGAGCTTCCGTGCGCTGACCCCGGAATGCACCAAGGCCATCGAAAACGATGTGCTGATCATCGAGAATCGGCAGATCAAGGCCATTCGTACCTGCGACGACGTGGCGTGGTTCGACTTCCGTGAGCTGTGCGACGGGCCGCGTAGCCAGAACGACTACATCGAACTCGGCAAGATCTTCCATGCGGTGCTGCTCAGCGGCGTCGAGCAGATGAGCGTGACCACCGACGACATCGCGCGCCGGTTCATCAACATGGTCGACGAGTTCTACGACCGCAACGTCAAGTTGATCATCTCGGCGGAAGTCGAATTGAAAGACCTGTACACCGGCGGCCGTCTGAACTTCGAATTCCAGCGCACGCTCAGCCGGTTGCTGGAAATGCAGTCCCACGAATTCCTGTCGCGGGCGCATAAGCCCTAG
- a CDS encoding glutathione S-transferase N-terminal domain-containing protein, with the protein MGVTNRLACYSDPADHYSHRVRIVLAEKGVSAEIIEVVEGRHPPKLIEVNPYGSVPTLVDRDLALYESTVVMEYLDERYPHPPLLPVYPVARANSRLLIHRIQRDWCGLVDLILDPRSKEAARVQARKELRESLTGVSPLFADKPFFLSDEQSLVDCCLLPILWRLPILGIELPRPAKPLLDYMERQFAREAFQASLSGVERDMR; encoded by the coding sequence ATGGGCGTGACCAATCGGTTGGCCTGTTACTCCGACCCCGCCGACCACTATTCCCATCGCGTGCGCATTGTGCTCGCCGAGAAAGGTGTCAGCGCCGAGATCATTGAAGTTGTCGAGGGCCGTCATCCGCCCAAATTGATCGAGGTGAATCCGTACGGCAGCGTGCCGACCCTGGTTGATCGTGACCTGGCGTTGTACGAGTCGACGGTGGTAATGGAATACCTGGACGAGCGTTATCCCCATCCGCCGCTGCTCCCGGTCTATCCGGTAGCGCGTGCCAACAGCCGCTTGCTGATCCACAGGATTCAGCGCGACTGGTGCGGTCTGGTGGATCTGATTCTGGACCCGCGCAGCAAAGAAGCCGCACGTGTTCAGGCGCGCAAGGAACTGCGCGAAAGTCTGACCGGCGTGTCGCCGTTGTTCGCGGACAAGCCTTTTTTCTTGAGCGACGAGCAAAGTCTGGTCGACTGCTGTCTATTGCCCATACTCTGGCGCCTGCCGATTCTGGGTATCGAATTGCCGCGGCCCGCCAAGCCGCTGCTTGATTATATGGAGCGCCAATTTGCGCGTGAGGCATTTCAGGCAAGTCTGTCTGGTGTCGAACGCGACATGCGCTAA
- a CDS encoding tryptophan--tRNA ligase — MTTRILTGITTTGTPHLGNYAGAIRPAIVASRQSDADSFYFLADYHALIKCDDPLRIQRSRLEIAATWLAAGLDVERVTFYRQSDIPEIPELTWLLTCVAGKGLLNRAHAYKASVDKNVEAGEDPDAGITMGLFSYPVLMAADILMFNAHQVPVGRDQIQHVEMARDIGQRFNHLFGNGKEFFVMPEALIEESVATLPGLDGRKMSKSYDNTVPLFTSAKDMKEAISRIVTDSRLPGEAKDPDTSHLFTLYQAFASKEQGDEFRADLLQGLGWGDAKQRLFQLLDAELGEARENYHRLIERPTDLEDILQAGAEKARRVATPFLGELREAVGLRSFRTAAQTVTTAKKKASKGARFVSFREDDGSFRFRLLAADGEQLLLSRHFADGKAAGAVTKALQQGGELDIRPEGDAFTLWLNDACVADSPAFADATARDAAIESLKLALAPAPQQD, encoded by the coding sequence ATGACCACTCGTATCCTCACCGGTATCACCACCACCGGCACGCCGCACCTGGGCAACTACGCCGGTGCCATCCGCCCGGCCATCGTTGCCAGCCGCCAAAGCGATGCCGACTCTTTCTACTTCCTGGCTGACTACCACGCGCTGATCAAATGCGATGACCCGCTGCGCATTCAGCGCTCGCGTCTGGAAATCGCCGCGACCTGGCTCGCGGCAGGGCTGGACGTCGAGCGCGTCACGTTCTATCGCCAGTCCGACATTCCGGAAATCCCCGAGTTGACCTGGCTGTTGACCTGCGTGGCCGGCAAGGGCCTGCTCAACCGCGCCCACGCCTACAAGGCCTCGGTGGACAAGAACGTCGAGGCCGGTGAAGACCCGGACGCCGGCATCACCATGGGCCTGTTCAGCTACCCGGTGCTGATGGCCGCCGACATCCTGATGTTCAACGCCCATCAAGTGCCGGTCGGCCGTGATCAGATCCAGCACGTCGAAATGGCGCGCGACATCGGTCAGCGCTTCAATCACCTGTTCGGCAACGGCAAAGAGTTCTTCGTGATGCCGGAAGCGCTGATTGAAGAAAGCGTCGCGACCCTGCCTGGCTTGGACGGTCGCAAGATGTCGAAGAGCTACGACAACACCGTGCCGCTTTTCACCAGCGCCAAAGACATGAAGGAAGCAATTTCCCGCATCGTCACTGACTCGCGCCTTCCGGGCGAAGCCAAGGATCCGGACACTTCGCATTTGTTCACGCTGTACCAGGCATTCGCCAGCAAAGAGCAAGGCGACGAGTTCCGCGCCGACCTGTTGCAGGGATTGGGTTGGGGCGATGCCAAGCAACGCCTGTTCCAGTTGCTGGACGCGGAGCTGGGCGAGGCACGGGAGAATTACCATCGTCTGATCGAGCGGCCCACTGATCTGGAAGACATCCTGCAGGCAGGCGCCGAGAAGGCCCGTCGTGTGGCCACGCCGTTTCTCGGCGAGCTGCGCGAAGCGGTAGGCCTGCGTTCATTCCGCACCGCCGCGCAAACCGTCACGACGGCCAAGAAGAAGGCCAGCAAGGGCGCGCGCTTCGTCAGCTTCCGTGAAGACGACGGCAGCTTCCGCTTCCGCCTGCTGGCGGCCGACGGCGAGCAACTGCTGCTGTCGCGCCATTTCGCAGACGGCAAAGCGGCCGGCGCGGTGACCAAAGCGTTGCAGCAGGGCGGTGAGCTGGACATTCGGCCCGAAGGCGATGCCTTCACCCTGTGGCTGAATGATGCCTGTGTCGCCGACAGCCCGGCGTTCGCCGATGCCACTGCTCGTGACGCCGCGATCGAGAGCCTGAAGCTGGCGCTCGCGCCCGCGCCACAACAGGATTAA
- a CDS encoding cytochrome c1: MKRLLAVLLIALLPALSFAAEHAADLESVDIDVSDKASLQDGARTFVNYCMGCHSARFQRYERVADDLGIPHDLMLEKLAPAGAKIGDHMTIGMQPADAKTWFGAAPPDLTLVARVRGTDWLYGYLRSFYEDPTRPWGVNNTVFPNVAMPNVLEGLQGRQRLGCREVQRRGVEAEHADTPLTHEGCDQLVAVPNTGTLTEAQFNEKIKNLVTFLAYSANPDKLQHQRIGTYVLLYLAVLLILAYLLKREFWKDIH, translated from the coding sequence ATGAAGCGGCTGCTCGCTGTCTTGCTCATTGCCCTGTTGCCGGCGTTGTCGTTCGCTGCTGAGCACGCTGCGGACCTGGAGAGCGTCGACATCGACGTGTCTGACAAGGCCTCTCTGCAGGATGGTGCGCGCACGTTCGTCAATTACTGCATGGGTTGCCACAGCGCCAGGTTCCAGCGCTACGAGCGCGTGGCGGACGATCTCGGTATTCCCCACGACCTGATGCTGGAAAAGCTGGCGCCTGCCGGGGCAAAGATCGGCGATCACATGACCATCGGCATGCAGCCGGCGGACGCGAAAACATGGTTCGGCGCAGCACCGCCCGATCTGACCCTCGTCGCGCGCGTTCGCGGGACGGACTGGCTCTATGGCTACCTGCGTTCGTTCTACGAGGACCCGACGCGGCCCTGGGGCGTGAACAACACCGTCTTTCCGAACGTGGCCATGCCCAATGTGCTGGAAGGGCTTCAGGGGCGTCAGAGGCTCGGCTGCAGGGAGGTTCAGCGGCGCGGGGTGGAAGCAGAACACGCAGACACGCCCCTTACTCACGAAGGCTGCGATCAACTGGTCGCCGTTCCCAACACGGGCACGCTAACCGAAGCGCAGTTCAACGAGAAGATAAAGAACCTCGTCACCTTCCTCGCTTACTCGGCCAACCCGGACAAGCTGCAGCACCAGCGCATCGGCACCTACGTGCTGCTTTACCTCGCCGTGCTGCTCATCCTGGCCTACCTGCTCAAGCGCGAATTCTGGAAAGACATCCATTGA
- a CDS encoding GlxA family transcriptional regulator, with the protein MQAKDFFHLASLRYGKQLGQGFKPAFETRLVSPDGKEVRSFSDVVIPVDGVLEHSDIIILPAFVEDFDTLRERYPQILPWLREQHARGAVLCGEASGVFWLGDAGLLDGKEATTYWRFFNEFAERFPNVLLNQEKHLTDADNLYCAGGTISACDLYIYLIERFCGAHVAQTVARDILYEVQRSYAPGRIGFGGQKLHQDVIILQIQHWLEEHFADKFRFEDVAREHGMSIRNFMRRFQTATGDKPLHYLQRLRIETAKGLLSGSRKSIKTISYEVGYDDASFFARLFRQHTDLSPNQYRQQFQQAA; encoded by the coding sequence ATGCAAGCCAAAGACTTCTTTCACCTCGCCAGCCTGCGCTATGGCAAGCAGTTGGGACAGGGCTTCAAGCCGGCCTTCGAAACCCGACTGGTCAGCCCGGACGGCAAGGAAGTGCGCAGCTTCAGCGACGTCGTCATCCCTGTAGACGGCGTGCTTGAACACAGCGACATCATCATCCTTCCCGCTTTCGTCGAAGATTTCGACACCCTGCGCGAACGCTATCCGCAAATCCTGCCGTGGCTGCGTGAGCAACATGCGCGCGGCGCCGTGCTCTGCGGCGAGGCCAGCGGCGTGTTCTGGCTTGGGGATGCGGGGCTGCTCGACGGCAAGGAAGCGACCACCTACTGGCGGTTTTTCAACGAGTTCGCCGAGCGTTTTCCGAACGTGCTGCTCAATCAGGAAAAGCACCTGACCGACGCCGATAACCTGTATTGCGCAGGCGGCACGATTTCAGCGTGTGATCTTTATATCTACCTGATCGAGCGCTTCTGCGGCGCCCATGTCGCGCAGACCGTCGCCCGCGACATTCTCTATGAAGTGCAGCGCAGCTACGCGCCGGGACGGATTGGTTTTGGCGGGCAGAAGCTGCACCAGGACGTGATCATCCTGCAGATTCAGCACTGGCTCGAAGAACACTTCGCCGACAAATTCCGTTTCGAGGATGTGGCTCGCGAGCATGGCATGAGCATCCGCAACTTCATGCGCCGCTTCCAGACCGCAACGGGCGACAAGCCGCTGCATTACCTGCAACGCCTGCGCATCGAAACCGCGAAGGGCTTGCTGTCGGGCTCACGCAAGAGCATCAAGACCATCAGCTATGAAGTCGGCTACGACGATGCCAGCTTCTTCGCGCGGCTGTTCCGTCAACACACCGACCTGTCTCCGAACCAGTATCGGCAGCAGTTTCAGCAGGCTGCCTGA
- a CDS encoding acyl-CoA dehydrogenase family protein, with translation MLPRTLFSSEHELFRNSVRKFFEQHAAPFHAQWEKQGHIDRTLWNRAGEQGMLCSHLPEEYGGMGADFLYTTVVIEEISRLGLTGIGFSLHSDIVAPYILHYGSEALKLKYLPKLVSGELVTAIAMTEPGAGSDLQGVKTTAVLDGDEYVINGSKTFITNGFLADLMIVVAKTDPKAGAKGTSLFVVEAGTPGFAKGKRLEKVGMKAQDTSELFFQDVRVPRENLLGQAGMGFAYLMQELPQERLTVAIGAIASAEAALQWTLEYTRERKAFGKAIIDFQNTRFKLAEIATEVQIGRTFIDRCLELHLEGKLDVPTAAMAKYWSTDLQCKVLDECVQLHGGYGFMWEYPIARAWADARVQRIYAGTNEIMKEIIARSL, from the coding sequence ATGCTTCCCAGAACACTCTTCAGCTCGGAGCACGAGCTTTTCCGAAATAGCGTGCGCAAGTTCTTCGAACAGCACGCGGCGCCCTTTCATGCCCAGTGGGAGAAGCAGGGCCACATCGACCGCACGCTGTGGAACCGGGCGGGGGAGCAGGGCATGTTGTGTTCGCATCTGCCGGAAGAGTACGGCGGCATGGGCGCGGATTTTCTCTACACCACCGTGGTGATCGAAGAGATCTCCCGGCTCGGCCTGACCGGTATCGGTTTTTCCCTTCATTCGGACATCGTCGCGCCCTACATCCTGCACTACGGCAGCGAGGCGCTGAAGCTCAAATATCTGCCCAAACTGGTCTCCGGGGAGCTGGTCACCGCCATTGCGATGACCGAGCCGGGCGCAGGTTCCGACCTGCAAGGGGTCAAGACCACTGCGGTGCTGGACGGGGACGAGTACGTCATTAATGGCTCGAAGACCTTCATCACCAACGGGTTTCTTGCTGATCTGATGATTGTCGTCGCGAAGACCGATCCCAAGGCGGGCGCGAAGGGCACCAGTCTGTTTGTCGTGGAAGCGGGCACGCCGGGCTTCGCGAAAGGCAAGCGACTGGAGAAGGTCGGCATGAAGGCGCAGGACACGTCGGAATTGTTCTTCCAGGACGTCAGAGTGCCCAGGGAGAATCTGCTCGGGCAGGCCGGGATGGGGTTTGCGTATTTGATGCAGGAGCTGCCGCAGGAGCGTCTGACAGTCGCCATCGGTGCCATTGCCTCCGCCGAAGCCGCCTTGCAATGGACACTCGAGTACACGCGGGAACGCAAGGCGTTTGGCAAGGCGATCATCGACTTCCAGAACACACGTTTCAAACTGGCTGAAATCGCTACCGAAGTTCAGATTGGTCGTACGTTCATTGATCGATGCCTGGAGTTGCATTTGGAAGGGAAGCTGGATGTGCCAACGGCGGCCATGGCGAAATATTGGTCGACCGACCTGCAATGCAAGGTGCTGGACGAATGCGTCCAGCTGCATGGCGGCTACGGCTTCATGTGGGAATACCCGATCGCCCGGGCGTGGGCCGATGCGCGGGTGCAGCGGATTTATGCCGGGACCAACGAAATCATGAAAGAGATCATCGCCCGGTCTCTGTAA
- a CDS encoding NADP(H)-dependent aldo-keto reductase — translation MDYRQLGRTDLNVSAICLGTMTWGEQNSQSEAFAQIERAKAAGINFIDTAEMYPVPPKKETYASTETIIGNWFKQSGDRADWILASKIAGPGNGIDYVRDGQLKFNRDHIVAALDASLKRLQTDYLDLYQLHWPERSTNFFGKLGYNHSEEQFTPLLEVLEALDEQVKAGKIRHVGLSNETPWGTMKFLAESDAHGLTRPVSIQNPYNLLNRSFEVGLAEVAIREQCGLLAYSPMAFGMLSGKYADGARPAKGRLSLYSRFTRYFNPQSEAACARYVALAREHGLDPAQMALAFVTSRSFVTSNIIGATTLEQLESNLASAELVLSDEVLAGIEAIHKDHPNPAP, via the coding sequence ATGGACTACCGCCAACTGGGCAGAACCGACCTCAATGTCAGCGCAATCTGCCTCGGCACGATGACCTGGGGTGAGCAGAACAGCCAGTCCGAGGCCTTCGCGCAGATCGAACGGGCCAAGGCCGCCGGCATCAATTTCATCGACACCGCCGAGATGTATCCGGTCCCGCCGAAGAAAGAAACCTACGCCAGCACCGAAACCATCATCGGCAACTGGTTCAAGCAGAGCGGCGACCGCGCCGACTGGATTCTCGCCAGCAAAATCGCCGGTCCCGGCAACGGCATTGATTACGTTCGTGACGGCCAGCTGAAATTCAACCGCGATCACATCGTTGCGGCGCTGGATGCCAGCCTCAAACGCCTGCAGACCGATTACCTCGACCTGTATCAACTGCACTGGCCTGAGCGCAGCACCAACTTCTTCGGCAAGCTGGGTTACAACCACAGTGAGGAGCAGTTCACCCCGCTGCTTGAAGTGCTCGAAGCGCTGGACGAGCAGGTCAAGGCCGGCAAGATCCGCCACGTGGGTCTGTCGAACGAAACGCCGTGGGGCACCATGAAGTTTCTCGCTGAGTCGGATGCCCATGGTTTGACGCGTCCGGTGTCGATTCAGAACCCCTACAACCTGCTCAACCGCAGCTTCGAAGTGGGTCTGGCGGAAGTGGCGATTCGCGAGCAATGCGGCCTGTTGGCCTATTCGCCCATGGCGTTCGGCATGTTGTCCGGCAAATACGCAGACGGCGCTCGCCCTGCCAAGGGCCGTTTGAGCCTGTACAGCCGCTTCACGCGCTATTTCAACCCGCAATCGGAAGCAGCCTGCGCGCGCTACGTTGCGCTGGCTCGCGAGCACGGCCTTGATCCGGCGCAAATGGCGTTGGCGTTCGTCACCAGTCGCAGCTTCGTTACCAGCAACATCATCGGTGCGACCACGCTGGAGCAGCTGGAAAGCAACCTGGCGAGCGCGGAACTGGTGCTGTCGGATGAAGTGCTGGCGGGCATTGAGGCGATACACAAGGATCACCCTAATCCTGCGCCTTGA
- the rplM gene encoding 50S ribosomal protein L13: MKTFTAKPETVKRDWFVVDAAGQTLGRLATEIASRLRGKHKPEYTPHVDTGDYIVVINAEQIRVTGAKTTDKIYYSHSGFPGGIKSINFEKLIAKAPERVIETAVKGMLPKNPLGRDMYRKLKVYAGAAHPHTAQQPQELKF, translated from the coding sequence ATGAAAACTTTTACCGCTAAACCGGAAACAGTAAAGCGCGACTGGTTCGTCGTCGACGCTGCTGGTCAGACCCTGGGTCGTCTGGCCACTGAAATCGCGAGCCGTCTGCGTGGCAAGCACAAGCCGGAATACACTCCGCACGTTGACACTGGCGACTACATCGTCGTGATCAATGCCGAGCAGATCCGTGTGACCGGTGCCAAGACCACCGACAAGATCTACTACTCTCACTCCGGTTTCCCGGGCGGGATCAAGTCGATCAACTTTGAAAAGCTGATCGCCAAAGCTCCTGAGCGCGTGATCGAGACCGCGGTCAAAGGCATGCTGCCTAAGAACCCGCTGGGTCGCGACATGTATCGTAAGCTGAAAGTCTATGCGGGCGCTGCACACCCTCATACTGCTCAGCAGCCCCAAGAACTGAAGTTTTAA
- a CDS encoding ClpXP protease specificity-enhancing factor, producing MNSSRPYLIRALYEWIVDNDCTPHVLVNAEFPAVQVPQGFANDGQIVLNISPSAVRHLHMDNDAVSFEGRFGGVPHSLYVPIAAIMGIYARENGQGMVFDLEPAVDEDEDIDVEDDMPPPNDEPPRPTGRPSLKVVK from the coding sequence ATGAACTCCAGTCGCCCTTATCTGATCCGCGCGCTGTATGAGTGGATCGTGGATAACGATTGCACACCGCACGTACTCGTCAATGCCGAGTTTCCCGCGGTGCAAGTCCCGCAAGGCTTTGCCAATGACGGGCAGATCGTTCTGAACATTTCACCGAGCGCCGTGCGCCATCTGCACATGGACAACGACGCGGTGAGTTTCGAAGGCCGCTTCGGTGGCGTTCCCCACAGCCTGTACGTGCCGATTGCCGCCATCATGGGCATTTATGCCCGCGAGAACGGGCAGGGCATGGTCTTCGATCTGGAGCCTGCTGTGGATGAAGACGAAGATATCGACGTCGAAGACGACATGCCGCCACCGAACGACGAGCCACCACGCCCTACGGGCCGGCCGAGTCTGAAAGTGGTCAAGTAA
- a CDS encoding cytochrome b produces the protein MSRLMGGINARFPATSLWENHLSKYYVPKNLNFFYLFGSLALLVLVNQILTGIWLTMSYTPTAEGAFASVESIMRDVEYGSILRLLHSTGASAFFIVIYLHMFRGLLYGSYQKPRELVWVFGMLIYLALMAEAFTGYLLPWGQMSYWGAQVIISLFGAIPIIGNDLAQWIRGDYLVSGITLNRFFALHVVALPIVVLGLVVLHILALHEVGSNNPDGVDIKKYKDENGNPLDGIPFHPYYTVKDLLGVVVFLFIFCSVVFFFPEMGGYFLENSNFEQANALKTPEHIAPVWYFTPFYAILRAIPDKLLGVMAMGAAIAVLFVLPWLDRSPVKSMRYKGWLSRVWLLLFCGSFVTLGVLGVLPPSPGRALLSQACTFLYFAYFILMPFYTRMERTKPVPDRVTS, from the coding sequence ATGAGCAGGCTCATGGGCGGGATCAATGCGCGCTTTCCCGCGACTTCATTGTGGGAAAACCACCTCAGCAAGTACTACGTACCGAAGAATCTCAATTTTTTCTATCTCTTCGGCTCACTGGCGTTGCTGGTGCTGGTCAACCAGATCCTCACGGGCATCTGGCTGACGATGAGTTACACGCCCACGGCCGAGGGGGCCTTCGCCTCGGTCGAGTCCATCATGCGTGACGTTGAATACGGCTCGATCCTGCGGCTGTTGCATTCGACAGGCGCGTCGGCGTTCTTCATCGTCATCTACCTGCACATGTTTCGCGGGCTGCTGTACGGCTCGTACCAGAAGCCGCGGGAGCTGGTCTGGGTCTTCGGCATGCTGATTTATCTGGCGCTGATGGCCGAGGCGTTCACAGGCTACCTGCTGCCGTGGGGGCAAATGTCGTACTGGGGCGCCCAGGTGATCATTTCGCTGTTCGGCGCCATTCCGATCATCGGCAACGACCTTGCGCAGTGGATTCGCGGTGATTACCTGGTCTCCGGGATCACCCTCAATCGCTTCTTCGCGCTGCATGTCGTGGCGCTGCCAATCGTGGTGCTCGGGCTAGTGGTGCTGCATATCCTGGCGCTGCATGAAGTGGGCTCCAACAACCCTGATGGCGTCGACATCAAGAAGTACAAGGATGAGAACGGCAATCCTCTGGATGGCATTCCCTTTCACCCGTACTACACGGTCAAGGATTTGCTTGGCGTCGTGGTGTTTCTGTTTATCTTCTGCTCAGTGGTTTTTTTCTTTCCGGAGATGGGCGGTTACTTCCTCGAGAACTCCAACTTCGAGCAGGCCAACGCCTTAAAGACCCCGGAGCACATTGCGCCGGTCTGGTACTTCACGCCGTTCTACGCGATCTTGCGGGCCATCCCGGACAAGCTCCTCGGCGTCATGGCCATGGGTGCAGCCATCGCCGTGCTGTTCGTGCTGCCGTGGCTTGACCGCAGTCCGGTCAAATCGATGCGCTACAAGGGCTGGCTGAGCCGGGTCTGGCTGCTGCTGTTTTGCGGGTCCTTCGTGACGCTCGGGGTGCTGGGCGTATTGCCGCCGAGCCCCGGGCGGGCATTGCTGTCGCAGGCCTGCACCTTCCTGTATTTCGCGTACTTCATCCTGATGCCGTTCTACACGCGAATGGAGCGGACGAAGCCGGTGCCGGACAGGGTGACGAGTTGA
- the petA gene encoding ubiquinol-cytochrome c reductase iron-sulfur subunit: protein MGNDGVNTGRRRFLVTATSVVGAAGAVGAAVPFVGSWFPSAKARAAGAPVKVNISKIEPGQQMIAEWRGQPVLIVRRTPEILSSLGQLTGRLSDPESKDSTQPGYVDPVVRSIRPEILLLVGICTHLGCSPTFRPEVAPADLGKDWVGGYFCPCHGSRYDLAGRVYKAQPAPLNLPVPPHSYESDSVIVIGVDQEEA, encoded by the coding sequence ATGGGCAATGACGGCGTAAACACGGGCCGGCGTCGCTTCCTTGTGACGGCCACGTCTGTGGTAGGCGCAGCAGGAGCGGTCGGCGCCGCCGTGCCGTTCGTAGGCTCATGGTTCCCGAGCGCCAAAGCCAGGGCTGCGGGAGCGCCTGTCAAAGTCAACATCAGCAAGATCGAACCCGGCCAGCAGATGATCGCCGAGTGGCGAGGTCAGCCGGTGTTGATTGTCCGTCGTACGCCCGAGATCCTTTCCAGTCTGGGCCAGCTCACGGGCCGGCTCTCCGATCCCGAATCAAAGGATTCTACCCAGCCTGGCTATGTCGATCCGGTGGTCCGTTCCATCCGGCCGGAAATCCTGCTGTTGGTCGGCATCTGTACCCATCTCGGCTGCTCGCCCACGTTTCGCCCCGAAGTCGCCCCCGCTGACTTGGGCAAGGACTGGGTCGGTGGATATTTTTGCCCTTGTCACGGCTCCAGATATGACCTCGCCGGACGCGTGTACAAGGCACAGCCTGCACCGCTGAATCTGCCGGTGCCGCCGCATTCCTACGAGTCGGACTCAGTTATCGTCATCGGTGTGGATCAGGAGGAAGCGTAA